The nucleotide window CAAAATCAACTGAGGACTGGTTATAATGGCTCTGGCCACCGCCGCCCTCTGCTTCTGTCCGCCGGATACCTCATAGGGAAATTGGGTCAGGATATCCTGAATGCCAAGTCTGGGGGCAATGCCGGAAAGCTTCCGGTCCATTTCTTCATATTTTCTGCCTGATAATACAAGGGGCAAAAAGATATTGTCCCGTATGGAGAAATTATCCAGCAGATTGAAATCCTGGAACACGAAGCCCAAATTATCCCGGCGAAACGCCGCCAGCTCCCGTTCCGGGATCTTAGTCACGTCCTTTCCATTTAAATATACCTCTCCGCCCGTGGGCTTATCCAGGGCCGCAAGGATATTTAGCAATGTTGTCTTACCGGAGCCCGACTCTCCCATGATCGCCGTATATTCTCCCTTTTCCACGGAAAAATTCACATTAGAAAGAGCCTGTACCTGGCTTCCGCCAAATCTGGTAGTATAAATTTTTTTCAAATGTCTTACATCCAGCATAGCCATTTGTCTTGCCTCCTTTATCTGCTTCAACTAAGATCTACGGCATTATTATAGTAAAAAGAAAAAGGAGCTGCCATTTCTTTGGCTTACAATTCCTCCGGCCAGGCTTACAAAATTGAAAGGTAAGATCTCCATTTATTCCAATCGGATATCCAAAGAATCCAGCCCAAGGCGAACTTGGGTCCCTCTGCCCGGTTCTGAAGTGATATTGAGTGTATGGGACAGCTTATACAGAATCTCCCGGCATAGATACAGGCCGATGCCTGTTGCCGCCTTATCCGTCCGTCCATTATACCCGGTAAAGCCTCGTTCACAGATACGGGGCAGATCTTCCGGAGCAATTCCAATCCCTGTATCTTCAATGATCAGTGTTTTCGGCTGTTCCATATAGATGGTTATCTTCCCTTTATTCGTATATTTTAGCGCATTGGAAAGAATCTGCTCAATCGCAAAAGACAGCCATTTCTCATCCGTCAGCACCGTACAGTCCACATCCCGAAGCTCCAGGCCGATTTTCTTCCGAATGAAAAGAGGCGCATATTTTCTAACGGAATGGCGCACGATCGGTTCCAGAGAATACCGGCGAATAACAAAATCTGTGCTGTCACCATAAAGCCTCAGATAAGAAAGCACCATTCCCACATACTGCTCCACTTTGAAAAGCTCGGAAAGCAGCTCTCTGTCATGGGCAGAATCCTCCGAAAGAAGCAGCCTCATGGCCGCGATGGGAGTTTTTATCTGGTGGGCCCACATGGTATAATAATCCACCATCTCCTGTCTGGCCTGCTGCTCCTTATCTTCAATCCGCATCCTTTCTTCACGCTCTCGTTTTAAAAGCTCCTGATAGTCGGATTCCAAAAGTGACTGGGGCTCCGGCAGGTTTTCTCCGTCTACCAGGACTGTTTTTCTCAAAAGTTTCAGGCGGCTGTGCCTGCCCGCGTACCGGATAAAGTCCCATGCCCACAGGACCAGCCCTGCACAAAAGCACAGCAGAACACCGTATGCTACCGCGGCAAGCGGAAGCTGTTCCAGATAAAAAATGAGCAAAAAAATTCCCGAACACACAGAAAGCAGAAACAATCCCTTCCAATGGTCCTTTAGGTAGGATACCGCCAATCTTGTCATCTTCCCCATTCTCCTCCCTATGATTTACTTAACCATATAGCCAATTCCTTTTTTCGTGGAGATAAATTCCTCCAAACCGGCTTCCGAGAGCTTCTTCCTGAGCCTGGTGACATTCACCGTCAGCGTATTGTCATCCACATAAGAATCGGTTTCCCACAGCCGGTTCATAAGCATATCCCGGCTGACGATCTTTCCTTTGTTCTCCAGCAAAGTTTTCAATATCCGGTATTCATTCTTGGAAAGTTCTATCCGCTGCCCTTCATAAATGAGGACCGCCGCATCCATATCCAATATCGCTCCCCTGTGCTGCAGAAGCTCCGCCTGCTTCCCGAAATCATAGGTCCTCCGAAGCACCGCCTGTACCTTCGCTGTCAGCACCTCCAGGCTGAAAGGCTTTATCACAAAATCGTCGCCCCCCATATTCATGGCCATGACGATGTTCATATTGTCCGAGGCCGAGGAAATATAGACAATGGGCACCTTAGAAACCTTCCGGATCTCGCTGCACCAATGATAGCCATTGAAAAACGGGAGGCCGATATCCAAAAGAACGAGATGGGGCTTATAAGATAAAAATTCCTCCAGAACCTTCCGGAAATCCTGAACGCATGCCGCTTCCATCCCCCAGGCCTCCATATGCTTTTTCACCGACGACGCTATCACAGAATCATCTTCTACGATCAGCACACGATACATGACAACCTCCCATTGTGCACAATTATTTTTCATCACAGGCTATTATAGCATAAACCTGTGCAATATTTCACTTGTATAATGCAATCTGCGAAATTATACCTTGCCGCACGAAGTGCGCCTGCCCGGAGGGTATAAATTAAGGGATGCCCTAGAGTATGATACAAAACACTTTTTGGAATCATTCTTAGTAAGCTCCGGCCAAGCCCCAGTTAGACACCGGCAGAAGTTCCGGACCGTCACGATTTCGGTTCGCTGGCGATGCAGGGGCCGCTTTATCCCCGCTCCGGGAGTACCGCTCACATGTCGACGGGAAATCTTTATGATTTCCCGTCTCCGGTTCGCTCAGAAACGGAATCGGTATTTTTCGTTTCTGCCTCCATCCGCCTGGGGAACACCGGCCGCTGCCCTGCGGCGCTCACCTTTAGGCCGGCCCGGAATCTTTCTGCCGGTATCCTGCCTGCCGCACCATTCTGGCAGCAATGGAAGGTTCTGATTTCCAAAAGTATCCAGATCAGAACCAACAGCCCGCGCGCGCACCGCAGCGGGCTGCAGTGTCCGCTCCAATGGTTTTCAAAACACGCGGAAGCCTTATCCCGGTGCGGAAAGAGGCGCAGGAGGAATGATTCGATTCCATCGTAAGGCGAGCGCCGCAAAGGCGTTAGCAGAATTTTTCCAGACGCAGGGAGGCAAAAATCGCATATCATACGGATTTTTGTTGGAATCTGACATGGAAAAATTAAGGTTTATCCATGTCAGTTGGAAAGGACCGACTGGATGGGATCGGATTTCCTCAAACAGCGAATTGAAATTTTTTATTTTGAAAAGAAGTAACTATACAGCGAGAACTACAAAGACCCCGCGGCCTTCCGGCCTCCGGGGTCTTTCATTTTCCTATTCTTCCGGCATCAATGACGGAAATGTCTCATACCGGTAAATACCATTGCTATGCCATATTCGTTGCATTTGTCGATGGACAGCTGGTCGCGCATCGCTCCACCGGGCTGGATGATGGCTGTAATACCAGCTTCGTGAGCCGCTTCCACACAATCGGGGAAGGGGAAGAACGCATCGGAAGCCATGACCGCCCCCTTCGTCGCATCCGGTCCAATCAGCTCTCCGGCATGCTCCACAGACTGCTTGGTCGCCCAGATCCTGTTCACCTGTCCAGGCCCAATGCCTACGGACTGTTTATTCTTTGCCAGCGCAATGCCGTTGGATTTCACGTACTTCACCATCTTCCAGGCGAACATCATGTCTTCCATTTCCTGATCGGAAGGCTGCCTGTCCGTCACCACCTTAAGCTCATCGCCGATCAGCTTGTTGTCGATGCCCTGGACGATCAGACCGCCGTTCACTTTCTTTAAGTCGAGAGCCGTTTCCCTCTGCATGGCCGTGATATCAGGCAGTCTTAATACGCGTACATTTTTCTTCTCACAGAGAATATCCAACGCTTCTTTTTCATAGGAAGGAGCGATGATGACCTCCAGGAAGACCTCCGCCATCTTTTTCGCCATGGGCGCCGTGACTTCTCTGTTGATCGCCACAATCCCGCCGAAAATAGATACGTTGTCTGCCGCATAAGCCTTGTCCCATGCTTCCTCAATGGTAGCTGCGCTGCCTACGCCGCAGGGATTTCCGTGTTTGCTGGCCACTACGGTCGGCTCGTCATATTCCTTGCAGAGCTCCAATGCTCCGTTAGCATCATTGATATTATTAAAGGAAAGCTCTTTGCCGTTTAACTGCTCCGCCATATCCAGCGTGCCCTTTTTCTTGCCTACTTCCCGGTAGAATGCGGCCTTCTGATGGGGATTCTCCCCATACCGCATATCCTGTACCTTTTCAAAGGTCATGGTCAGCGTCTCGGGCAGATCATAATCTTTCCGCTCTGCTTTCAGATAATCGGCTATCATGGTGTCATAGTTGGAGGTATGCATGAACACCTTCTGCATCAGATAGAACTTGGTATCCAGGGATACCTTTCCATCCTCTTTCATCTCCTTAAGCACTGTCTCATAATCCCTGGGATCCACGATCACCGCCACATCCTGGTAATTCTTCGCAGCCGCGCGGAGCATCGTAGGACCGCCTATGTCGATATTTTCCACCGCGTCTGCACGAGTCACGTCATCCTTCATGATAGTAGCTTTGAAAGGATACAGGTTCACGATGACCATGTCGATCGGCTGAATTCCCAGCTCCTTAAGCTGTTTCATATGAGACGGATTGGAACGCATGGCCAAAAGGCCTGCATGTACGATCGGATGGAGGGTCTTCACACGCCCGTCCAGGCACTCCGGAAATCCAGTCAGCTCGGATACCTCGATGGCCTTTACTCCCTCGTCCGTAAGTTTTTTGTAAGTTCCGCCTGTAGAGATGATTTCCACTCCCAGCTTTGTGAGTTCCTTTGCCAGTTCCACGATGCCGGTCTTGTCTGATACGCTGATCAACGCTCTCATTTTCATGCTCCTTTCTAAAAAAGAAAAACGCCTGAGTAACCCATAGTATCCTTCAGGCTGCCCAGGCGGTCGGCTCATATATTATCCCGCGCTCCCCGTAGGTACTCCTACTCTCCGCCAGTCGCACGGTCTTGCATTTACACTATGATATTACAATAAAAAAGAAATCTTGACAAGTCCTTTTCTTTGATTTCACGGAAATTTTCCTTTCGGTATTCTTTCCGGCCAGGTTGACATTCCCTCCTTTCCCTACTATACTTCTCTTAATGAGAATGAGTATTTTCTAATGATTGGGAGGTATCGTATGGTTACAGTAACACTTGGAAAAACAGGAATCACTGTCAACAAGAATGGTTTCGGCGCCTTGCCCATCCAGAGGATCTCCAAAGAGGACGCGGCATATCTTCTCCGGAAAGCCTATGACAACGGCATCAACTTTTTTGACACGGCACGTCAGTATTCGGACAGCGAAGAAAAGGTCGGCTATGCCTTCAAGGGAATCCGGGACAAGCTTTATATTTCTACGAAAACTGCGTCCACCACGGTGGAGGGCTTCTGGGACGACTTACATACCAGCCTGAAGAACCTTCAGACCGACTACGTGGATATCCTGCAGTTCCACAACCCGGATTTCTGCCCGAAGCCCGGGGATGGCACTGGGCTTTATGAAGCGATGCTCAAAGCCAAAGAGCAGGGGAAAATCCGGCATATCAGCATCACCAATCACCGGCTTCATGTGGCCATGGAAGCCATAGAGTCCGATCTGTATGATACGCTCCAGTTCCCGTTCTGCTATCTGGCTTCAGAAAA belongs to Qiania dongpingensis and includes:
- a CDS encoding sensor histidine kinase, producing MTRLAVSYLKDHWKGLFLLSVCSGIFLLIFYLEQLPLAAVAYGVLLCFCAGLVLWAWDFIRYAGRHSRLKLLRKTVLVDGENLPEPQSLLESDYQELLKREREERMRIEDKEQQARQEMVDYYTMWAHQIKTPIAAMRLLLSEDSAHDRELLSELFKVEQYVGMVLSYLRLYGDSTDFVIRRYSLEPIVRHSVRKYAPLFIRKKIGLELRDVDCTVLTDEKWLSFAIEQILSNALKYTNKGKITIYMEQPKTLIIEDTGIGIAPEDLPRICERGFTGYNGRTDKAATGIGLYLCREILYKLSHTLNITSEPGRGTQVRLGLDSLDIRLE
- a CDS encoding response regulator transcription factor, producing the protein MYRVLIVEDDSVIASSVKKHMEAWGMEAACVQDFRKVLEEFLSYKPHLVLLDIGLPFFNGYHWCSEIRKVSKVPIVYISSASDNMNIVMAMNMGGDDFVIKPFSLEVLTAKVQAVLRRTYDFGKQAELLQHRGAILDMDAAVLIYEGQRIELSKNEYRILKTLLENKGKIVSRDMLMNRLWETDSYVDDNTLTVNVTRLRKKLSEAGLEEFISTKKGIGYMVK
- a CDS encoding ABC transporter ATP-binding protein, encoding MAMLDVRHLKKIYTTRFGGSQVQALSNVNFSVEKGEYTAIMGESGSGKTTLLNILAALDKPTGGEVYLNGKDVTKIPERELAAFRRDNLGFVFQDFNLLDNFSIRDNIFLPLVLSGRKYEEMDRKLSGIAPRLGIQDILTQFPYEVSGGQKQRAAVARAIITSPQLILADEPTGALDSRSTESLLELFGVLNDCGQTILMVTHSVKAASKAKRVLFIKDGEVFHQIYKGRDTSESLYQKISDTLTMIATGGDRHE
- the purH gene encoding bifunctional phosphoribosylaminoimidazolecarboxamide formyltransferase/IMP cyclohydrolase, which produces MRALISVSDKTGIVELAKELTKLGVEIISTGGTYKKLTDEGVKAIEVSELTGFPECLDGRVKTLHPIVHAGLLAMRSNPSHMKQLKELGIQPIDMVIVNLYPFKATIMKDDVTRADAVENIDIGGPTMLRAAAKNYQDVAVIVDPRDYETVLKEMKEDGKVSLDTKFYLMQKVFMHTSNYDTMIADYLKAERKDYDLPETLTMTFEKVQDMRYGENPHQKAAFYREVGKKKGTLDMAEQLNGKELSFNNINDANGALELCKEYDEPTVVASKHGNPCGVGSAATIEEAWDKAYAADNVSIFGGIVAINREVTAPMAKKMAEVFLEVIIAPSYEKEALDILCEKKNVRVLRLPDITAMQRETALDLKKVNGGLIVQGIDNKLIGDELKVVTDRQPSDQEMEDMMFAWKMVKYVKSNGIALAKNKQSVGIGPGQVNRIWATKQSVEHAGELIGPDATKGAVMASDAFFPFPDCVEAAHEAGITAIIQPGGAMRDQLSIDKCNEYGIAMVFTGMRHFRH